Proteins found in one Microbacterium sp. LWS13-1.2 genomic segment:
- a CDS encoding ABC transporter permease produces the protein MTRYMLRAVGSGLFIIWGAVTLVFIIVRMVPGDQATILLGPDATTEEVEALREELGLNAPLLVQYGLYLVNVLQLDFGDSYRFGQPALELVMSRLPATIELTLAATAIALFGLVLGALAGSRPGSLRDRGISGLALTLQAMPTFWVGIMLILLFSLELQVLPSSGTGSWAHLVLPAVTLAAPFIALLTRIARSSVVETMSEGYVQTARSKGLSERRVLTGHVMRNSSIPIVTIFGLQVGALLGGAVIVENVFAWPGLGTLLVSAVSNRDYAIVQAGTLVAATIVVILNLTVDLFYAQLDPRIRLVRS, from the coding sequence GTGACCCGATACATGCTCAGGGCCGTGGGAAGCGGACTGTTCATCATCTGGGGCGCCGTCACGCTCGTGTTCATCATCGTCCGTATGGTGCCTGGCGACCAGGCGACGATCCTGCTCGGACCCGATGCGACCACCGAGGAAGTCGAGGCCCTGCGGGAGGAGCTCGGCCTGAACGCGCCGCTGCTGGTGCAGTACGGGCTGTATCTGGTCAATGTGCTGCAGCTCGACTTCGGCGACTCCTATCGCTTCGGCCAGCCTGCACTGGAGCTCGTCATGAGCCGGCTTCCGGCCACCATCGAGCTCACCCTCGCAGCGACCGCCATCGCGCTGTTCGGTCTCGTGCTGGGCGCGCTCGCCGGGTCTCGCCCCGGCTCACTGCGCGACCGGGGGATCTCCGGCCTCGCCCTCACGCTGCAGGCGATGCCGACGTTCTGGGTCGGCATCATGCTCATCCTGCTGTTCTCCCTCGAGCTGCAGGTGCTGCCGAGCTCGGGCACCGGCAGCTGGGCCCACCTCGTACTGCCGGCGGTGACGCTCGCCGCGCCTTTCATCGCGCTGCTCACCCGTATCGCGAGGAGCAGCGTGGTGGAGACGATGTCGGAGGGGTACGTGCAGACCGCTCGCTCCAAGGGGCTCTCCGAGCGTCGCGTGCTCACCGGTCACGTGATGCGCAACTCCTCGATCCCGATCGTCACGATCTTCGGCCTGCAGGTCGGCGCACTGCTCGGCGGTGCCGTCATCGTCGAGAACGTGTTCGCGTGGCCGGGACTGGGCACCCTCCTCGTGTCGGCCGTGTCGAATCGCGACTACGCGATCGTCCAGGCAGGGACTCTGGTCGCCGCGACGATCGTCGTGATCCTCAATCTCACCGTCGACCTGTTCTACGCGCAGCTCGACCCGCGGATCCGGCTGGTGCGCTCATGA
- a CDS encoding LacI family DNA-binding transcriptional regulator, which translates to MGTRQGSRRPTQVEIARRAGVSQATVSLVINGHGSQVSADRREAVLAVIAELGYTVNTAARSLRGKGNRILGLYTFEPVFPVSERDFYFPFLQGVEAEAALLGYDMLLFTSAGGSTERSIYAGGSNRLLKSDGCVLLGRHLARDELARLSREDFPYVFIGRREVEGVRLSYVGADYANATKTMVQRLAAMGHSRILLVRRAEGAEPGLDRAAGHRAGLEAAGLHFTPDLVHQVGDGSEIDAELLRSWTHAGITAILVEPREADGIGRALELAAASAGIRIPTDLSVAFLGEAPASTPTRIWTGLALPRAEMGQEAVRMLITLLEDRDAGPLQKLLPCEPVDGNSIALASSVSVHT; encoded by the coding sequence TTGGGGACACGACAGGGAAGCCGCCGTCCGACACAGGTCGAGATCGCGCGTCGTGCCGGGGTGTCGCAGGCGACGGTGTCGCTCGTCATCAACGGCCACGGCTCGCAGGTCTCGGCCGATCGCCGCGAGGCCGTGCTGGCCGTCATCGCGGAGCTCGGGTACACCGTGAACACCGCGGCGCGCAGCCTTCGCGGCAAAGGGAACCGCATCCTCGGCCTCTACACGTTCGAGCCGGTGTTCCCGGTGAGCGAGCGGGACTTCTACTTCCCGTTCCTCCAAGGGGTCGAGGCCGAGGCTGCGCTGCTGGGCTACGACATGCTGCTCTTCACGTCGGCCGGCGGATCGACGGAGCGCAGCATCTACGCCGGAGGGTCCAACCGCCTGCTCAAGTCGGACGGATGCGTCCTTCTCGGTCGCCACCTCGCGCGTGACGAGCTCGCGCGGCTCTCACGCGAGGACTTCCCCTACGTCTTCATCGGCCGACGCGAAGTCGAGGGGGTCCGCCTCTCGTACGTCGGTGCCGACTATGCGAACGCCACGAAGACGATGGTGCAGCGGCTCGCCGCGATGGGGCACAGCCGCATCTTGCTGGTGCGCCGCGCGGAGGGGGCGGAGCCCGGCCTCGACCGTGCCGCCGGTCATCGCGCAGGCCTCGAAGCAGCCGGCCTGCACTTCACGCCCGACCTGGTGCACCAGGTCGGAGACGGGTCCGAGATCGATGCCGAACTGCTGCGCTCGTGGACTCATGCCGGCATCACCGCGATCCTCGTAGAGCCGCGCGAGGCCGATGGCATCGGCCGCGCACTCGAGCTCGCCGCAGCGAGCGCCGGCATCCGCATCCCCACCGATCTGTCGGTGGCCTTCCTCGGTGAAGCGCCGGCGTCGACGCCCACGCGGATCTGGACCGGGCTCGCGCTGCCGCGGGCGGAGATGGGGCAGGAAGCCGTCCGGATGCTCATCACCCTCCTCGAGGACCGCGATGCCGGGCCGTTGCAGAAGCTCCTGCCCTGCGAGCCGGTCGACGGGAACTCGATCGCCCTCGCCTCGTCCGTCTCGGTGCACACGTGA